One genomic window of Thermococcus indicus includes the following:
- a CDS encoding GTP-dependent dephospho-CoA kinase translates to MRFVLTPELRRELKDPLGELIRGEIPEPYIRLKGELERAGHVVTVGDVVTENVLRLGIRPSIAIYDHRTKRHEYNPDIETGSVVMTVQNPAGTITKALLNAIRKGFGLAARGRRVYIKVYGEEDLAAIPAVLYAPEGTLVLYGQPDEGVVLIKVTPECKLKCGKLMSKMEVIHDGD, encoded by the coding sequence ATGAGGTTCGTACTAACGCCAGAGCTTAGAAGGGAACTCAAAGACCCCCTCGGAGAGCTCATCCGGGGGGAGATTCCCGAGCCGTACATCCGGCTTAAGGGTGAGCTTGAGAGGGCCGGGCACGTCGTTACTGTAGGCGATGTCGTCACGGAGAACGTCCTCAGGCTCGGGATAAGGCCGAGCATAGCCATATACGACCACAGAACCAAAAGGCACGAGTACAACCCGGATATCGAGACGGGTTCGGTCGTGATGACCGTCCAGAACCCGGCCGGAACCATAACGAAAGCTTTATTAAACGCAATCAGAAAGGGCTTTGGACTGGCCGCGAGGGGCAGGCGTGTTTACATAAAGGTGTACGGAGAGGAGGACCTGGCGGCGATTCCCGCCGTGCTCTACGCCCCAGAGGGCACCCTCGTGCTCTACGGCCAGCCGGACGAGGGAGTAGTGCTTATAAAGGTAACCCCCGAATGCAAGCTCAAGTGTGGAAAGCTCATGTCGAAGATGGAGGTGATTCACGATGGAGATTAA
- the spt4 gene encoding transcription elongation factor subunit Spt4, producing MAKERACRHCHYITTEDRCPVCGSRDLSDEWFDLVIITEPEKSRIAQKLGVKVPGKYAIRVR from the coding sequence ATGGCGAAGGAGCGCGCCTGCAGGCACTGCCACTACATAACGACCGAGGACCGCTGCCCGGTCTGCGGCAGCAGGGACCTCAGCGACGAGTGGTTCGACCTCGTCATAATCACCGAGCCCGAGAAGTCGAGGATAGCGCAGAAGCTGGGGGTCAAAGTCCCCGGAAAGTACGCCATAAGGGTCAGATGA
- a CDS encoding DNA-directed RNA polymerase: MYKLLKIKDVVRIPPRMFTMEPKEAAKLVLRETYEGIYDRDEGVVLAVMDVEDIGQGVIVPGDGATYHEVVFNVLVWKPEMHEVVEGEVIDVAPYGAFIRIGPMDGLVHISQLMDDYVVFDEKNKQFIGKETNRILKLGDEARARIIAVSVKSRVIRENKIGLTMRQPGLGKRDWVEKEKRREAEE, encoded by the coding sequence ATGTACAAGCTCCTCAAGATTAAGGACGTCGTTAGGATTCCGCCCAGGATGTTCACCATGGAGCCCAAGGAGGCCGCAAAGCTCGTCCTCCGCGAGACCTACGAGGGTATCTACGACCGCGACGAGGGCGTTGTTTTAGCGGTCATGGACGTTGAGGACATCGGGCAGGGGGTCATCGTTCCGGGAGACGGCGCCACGTACCACGAGGTCGTCTTTAACGTCCTCGTCTGGAAGCCCGAGATGCACGAGGTCGTGGAGGGCGAGGTCATAGACGTCGCCCCGTACGGTGCCTTCATCAGGATAGGCCCGATGGACGGTCTCGTCCACATCAGCCAGCTCATGGACGACTACGTCGTCTTCGACGAGAAGAACAAGCAGTTCATCGGCAAGGAGACCAACAGGATCCTCAAGCTCGGCGACGAGGCCAGGGCGAGGATAATAGCCGTAAGCGTCAAGAGCCGCGTTATCAGGGAGAACAAGATAGGCCTCACCATGCGCCAGCCGGGCCTCGGAAAGAGAGACTGGGTTGAGAAGGAAAAGCGCAGGGAGGCTGAGGAGTAA
- a CDS encoding inorganic diphosphatase, with the protein MNPFHELEPGPEVPEVVYALIEIPKGSRNKYELDKKTGLIKLDRVLYSPFFYPVDYGIIPQTWYDDGDPFDIMVIMREPVYPLTLIEARPIGIMKMEDSGDKDWKVLAVPVEDPYFDDWKDIDDVPKAFLDEVAHFFQRYKELQGKVTQIEGWGNAEEAKKEILRAIELYREKFGKKE; encoded by the coding sequence ATGAACCCGTTCCACGAGCTTGAGCCCGGACCGGAGGTTCCAGAGGTCGTTTACGCTCTCATAGAGATTCCGAAGGGAAGCAGGAACAAGTACGAGCTCGACAAGAAGACCGGCCTTATAAAGCTCGATAGAGTGCTCTACAGCCCGTTCTTCTACCCGGTCGACTACGGAATAATCCCGCAGACCTGGTACGACGACGGAGATCCCTTCGACATCATGGTCATCATGCGCGAGCCGGTTTACCCGCTCACCCTCATAGAGGCGAGGCCAATAGGCATAATGAAGATGGAAGACTCTGGCGATAAAGACTGGAAGGTCCTCGCCGTCCCCGTTGAGGACCCGTACTTCGACGACTGGAAGGACATAGACGACGTCCCGAAGGCCTTCCTCGATGAGGTTGCCCACTTCTTCCAGAGGTACAAGGAGCTCCAGGGCAAGGTCACCCAGATAGAGGGCTGGGGCAACGCCGAGGAGGCCAAGAAGGAGATCCTCAGAGCCATCGAGCTCTACAGGGAGAAGTTCGGCAAGAAGGAGTGA
- a CDS encoding DUF5305 family protein yields MRMDDINRKKIFKGAIAVSLGLAILFMAYSGLAYTREPTTIDASYETAYVEKGELTHMGFFTNESVYMNGTSLEYYPEKITDYITGNYVYSTKPQVAAHYKLTLKTDYYVTSGKEKIYIVNTSQALGEGDFPGTFSVPVTFNITDMEKSLKQIREGTGLYRANADVYLLVRVSSNGRDEFTQRISLASDTTGMLTLRGTEKEYQKVVRHVNTTVNTVNFLGKEVNVSTARTVFPAMAVLFIIPPLGFAYFSRERKVDELKGLRKFIVEGVPSDIGAIDPVNLESVEDLEKVFDLVDKPIVHYRQGDEDVYAIVDGDVIYEYRKPLPGEGREAN; encoded by the coding sequence ATGAGGATGGATGATATCAACCGGAAGAAAATATTCAAGGGGGCAATCGCAGTCTCACTGGGGCTGGCCATTTTATTCATGGCGTACTCGGGTTTAGCATACACCCGCGAACCGACGACCATTGATGCGTCCTACGAAACCGCGTACGTGGAAAAGGGGGAACTAACCCACATGGGATTCTTCACAAACGAGTCAGTATACATGAACGGAACGAGCCTTGAGTATTACCCAGAGAAAATAACGGACTACATAACGGGAAACTACGTATACTCGACGAAGCCCCAAGTGGCCGCACACTACAAACTAACCCTTAAAACGGATTATTACGTAACCTCCGGTAAGGAGAAGATATACATAGTAAACACGAGCCAGGCCCTCGGGGAAGGTGATTTCCCAGGTACGTTCTCAGTTCCAGTCACGTTCAACATCACAGACATGGAGAAATCCCTCAAACAGATACGTGAAGGAACTGGACTGTACCGGGCAAATGCCGATGTCTATCTCCTGGTAAGGGTTTCATCCAATGGGAGAGATGAATTCACCCAGAGAATATCCCTGGCCAGTGATACGACGGGAATGCTTACCCTAAGAGGCACCGAGAAAGAATACCAGAAAGTCGTGAGGCACGTCAACACCACGGTCAATACAGTGAACTTCCTCGGAAAGGAAGTCAACGTCTCAACCGCCAGAACCGTTTTCCCGGCAATGGCAGTGCTCTTCATCATACCACCGCTCGGGTTCGCGTACTTCTCCAGGGAGAGAAAGGTGGACGAGCTGAAGGGACTCAGAAAGTTCATAGTCGAAGGGGTCCCAAGCGATATCGGCGCAATCGACCCGGTGAACCTTGAGTCAGTTGAGGATCTGGAGAAAGTGTTCGACCTAGTCGATAAGCCAATAGTCCACTACAGGCAGGGTGACGAGGACGTCTACGCCATAGTGGACGGAGACGTAATCTATGAGTACAGGAAACCCCTGCCAGGGGAAGGGAGGGAGGCCAACTGA
- a CDS encoding COG1361 family protein → MRILFFMAAFVMGALLIIGSSGNFRTYTSDREAWVKVVSGDDSYIAYRCIENPLIIDAGSSVEFVAVTVENKMNTQISVHIAADFSNLPVGAVGNVEDTIKILNPGEIAQFRGNIESAPFASGGPYEIPVVVYAEWDGGDARIEACSINVTFSGGPTIEKELISGDTEVPAHTYQEWTFRIRVTNPGIARNLTIKDAVKGEFEIDSITPSTGSYTVTQTGAAHHIVWNIELNAGETAYMDVTIHTKLNPAGKQEFTSCGDYILNDGAEIVGYNVTSNGIVVRATCEGNDCLLDVMNTKVSGPGRLTANTPADYHTRISVENTGGEKTVVIKQYIGRYFTLTGYSPSRGNVTIEPAFTGGTIVTWTFHLSPGDAEFLDLYEHTSGIPVCGHPRPVLVTSKVYVAGCGCTADPIHVMVTKGCGCHSGISDGETEGSILNNTESCDAQTEGTCPGMDGG, encoded by the coding sequence ATGAGGATATTATTTTTCATGGCGGCGTTTGTTATGGGGGCACTTCTGATCATCGGTTCCAGCGGTAATTTTAGAACCTACACCTCGGACAGAGAGGCATGGGTGAAGGTGGTCAGCGGGGACGACTCGTACATTGCATACCGGTGTATCGAAAACCCGTTGATCATCGATGCCGGTTCCAGTGTGGAATTCGTGGCAGTTACCGTGGAGAACAAAATGAACACCCAAATTTCCGTCCACATAGCTGCGGATTTCTCGAATCTGCCGGTGGGGGCCGTGGGAAACGTTGAGGACACGATAAAAATCCTCAACCCTGGAGAGATAGCCCAGTTCAGGGGCAACATCGAAAGCGCACCCTTTGCAAGCGGCGGACCCTACGAAATACCGGTCGTTGTATACGCCGAATGGGACGGGGGAGACGCGAGGATAGAGGCGTGCTCCATAAACGTAACGTTCAGCGGGGGGCCAACGATAGAGAAAGAACTGATCTCCGGAGATACCGAGGTACCCGCACACACGTATCAGGAATGGACATTCAGGATAAGAGTCACAAACCCGGGAATCGCCAGAAATCTTACGATAAAGGACGCCGTAAAGGGGGAGTTCGAGATAGATTCCATAACTCCAAGCACCGGCAGCTACACAGTAACCCAGACTGGAGCGGCCCACCACATCGTATGGAACATCGAGCTGAACGCAGGCGAAACAGCATACATGGACGTGACGATACACACCAAACTCAACCCCGCGGGAAAGCAGGAGTTTACATCGTGTGGAGACTACATCCTGAACGATGGGGCCGAGATAGTCGGGTACAACGTCACCAGCAACGGCATCGTGGTTCGGGCAACCTGTGAGGGAAACGACTGCCTTCTCGACGTGATGAACACTAAGGTAAGCGGACCCGGACGTTTAACGGCCAATACCCCCGCAGACTACCACACCAGAATATCCGTGGAAAACACAGGTGGAGAAAAGACGGTTGTGATAAAGCAGTACATTGGCAGATATTTCACATTAACCGGCTACAGCCCCAGCAGGGGAAATGTAACCATAGAACCAGCCTTCACAGGGGGAACGATTGTGACATGGACGTTCCACCTATCCCCTGGAGATGCCGAGTTCCTTGACCTATACGAGCACACCAGCGGGATACCAGTCTGCGGACACCCCAGACCGGTATTGGTAACCAGTAAAGTTTACGTGGCGGGCTGCGGGTGTACAGCGGACCCCATTCATGTGATGGTCACCAAGGGATGTGGCTGTCATTCTGGAATCTCAGACGGGGAAACGGAAGGGAGTATTTTGAACAACACCGAAAGCTGCGACGCCCAAACCGAGGGCACCTGCCCCGGGATGGACGGAGGCTGA
- a CDS encoding signal peptidase I, producing MKKLIENMVIVVMLIFLATSIAGFILDRPVLVSYAYSESMTPTIDKGDLFFINPLSKTGDVGDIIVFHRRDGWTVHRVYAITDEGYITKGDNNVATDQQDGAYPPVTKNDIIGKVVTVQGHPLVIRGGGSFIEGLRSKVTNVYVVGALIIVGAILTFSGGAGRKHHKKSKKKFFRVSMRTVYAAVSVLIIAGFLFVTMASWGTLAFTYSSTLAGGQKDGWYLPGTTFEKNLSVENHAVYPFYYFIEPHSKRMELLNGDTFRIPGGESHSVLLRVSVPKETRIYREEIEVHSYPAILPLGIISRAYDVTPYLPLLLYSIELAVLMIAFYYLAGIGEGEIVRVRVRRGSIISKILGDGLL from the coding sequence ATGAAGAAACTGATTGAAAACATGGTGATAGTCGTTATGCTCATATTCCTGGCAACCTCAATAGCCGGGTTCATCCTAGATAGGCCTGTTCTGGTTTCCTACGCATACTCCGAGAGCATGACGCCGACGATAGATAAAGGCGACCTCTTTTTCATAAATCCCCTCTCAAAGACGGGAGACGTCGGTGATATAATAGTCTTCCACCGGCGGGATGGATGGACCGTTCATCGAGTGTACGCAATAACCGATGAGGGATACATCACAAAAGGGGACAACAACGTGGCGACCGACCAGCAGGACGGTGCGTATCCACCCGTAACTAAAAACGACATCATTGGGAAGGTCGTGACGGTTCAGGGCCACCCCCTTGTTATAAGAGGCGGTGGGAGCTTCATCGAAGGTCTCCGTTCAAAGGTGACCAACGTGTACGTTGTCGGTGCCCTGATAATTGTTGGCGCTATTCTAACGTTTTCCGGAGGAGCGGGCAGAAAACACCACAAAAAATCAAAAAAGAAGTTCTTTAGGGTGTCGATGAGAACCGTGTACGCTGCGGTGTCCGTGCTGATAATAGCAGGGTTTCTGTTCGTCACGATGGCATCATGGGGCACCCTGGCGTTTACCTACTCGTCAACTCTGGCGGGGGGGCAAAAGGACGGTTGGTATCTCCCAGGAACCACCTTTGAAAAGAATCTCAGCGTCGAGAACCACGCGGTGTATCCATTCTACTATTTCATAGAACCACATAGTAAAAGAATGGAATTGCTTAACGGAGACACATTCCGGATCCCGGGGGGCGAAAGTCACAGCGTTCTTCTAAGGGTGTCCGTGCCCAAGGAGACCAGGATATATCGAGAGGAAATCGAGGTTCATTCGTACCCCGCAATTCTGCCGTTGGGCATTATCAGCCGGGCATACGACGTTACCCCTTACCTACCCCTCCTCCTATACTCCATTGAACTGGCCGTGCTAATGATTGCATTCTATTACCTGGCGGGTATTGGTGAGGGGGAAATAGTGAGAGTTAGAGTCAGAAGAGGAAGCATCATAAGCAAGATACTGGGGGATGGTTTGCTATGA
- a CDS encoding DUF1102 domain-containing protein: MNKLFGLAVLMVGMLLAVGAGANFRYYSADRTASFDVVSDDNELIDLTALQPYVTYDEGKIYVDISQDNPNYPDGAGIGLSPNTTYVFEEMFEVSNELWENNQTDYPICVKIKSAHDNVLLFAGDYDNMIAGPAQNIEFTVEHGNPVPIGMIFNSTGMELSDQDGEQFQLSFEAYAGACEQ; the protein is encoded by the coding sequence ATGAACAAACTATTTGGATTGGCTGTATTGATGGTTGGAATGCTCCTGGCCGTCGGCGCTGGAGCCAACTTCAGGTATTACTCCGCAGACAGGACTGCCTCGTTCGATGTCGTCTCTGACGATAACGAGCTGATTGACCTCACCGCACTCCAGCCCTATGTGACCTACGATGAGGGCAAGATATACGTGGACATAAGCCAGGACAACCCGAACTACCCAGACGGAGCGGGAATCGGACTCAGCCCGAACACAACCTATGTCTTTGAGGAGATGTTCGAGGTCAGCAACGAGCTTTGGGAGAACAACCAGACCGACTACCCGATATGTGTCAAGATCAAGAGCGCCCACGACAACGTCCTGCTCTTCGCTGGGGACTACGACAACATGATAGCCGGACCCGCCCAGAACATTGAGTTCACCGTCGAGCATGGCAACCCCGTGCCCATTGGAATGATATTCAACAGCACAGGAATGGAGCTCAGTGACCAGGACGGAGAGCAGTTCCAGCTCAGCTTTGAGGCATATGCCGGAGCCTGTGAGCAGTGA
- a CDS encoding DUF1102 domain-containing protein: MRKNIALGIFGLVVAFGLVLGAGANFRDYNADRSVHWFIVADDNELIDLTPIQPYAYINDGGVLVVDISPDNPNYPGYGDGLSPNSEYNFDEVFEVSNDLWEENMTIVVRITSDNTAIQFYGADHDVYSVNTGAPVYSSDNAKNDVCFVVENGDAVKIGMDFTVGNDAPGTTQSAAVHIEAFRLGTEPAELVGQCGQGGP; encoded by the coding sequence TTGAGGAAGAATATTGCCCTTGGAATTTTTGGCCTGGTAGTGGCCTTCGGTCTCGTGTTGGGAGCGGGAGCCAACTTCAGGGACTACAACGCTGACAGGAGCGTCCATTGGTTTATTGTCGCGGACGACAACGAGCTGATCGACCTGACTCCCATCCAGCCTTATGCATACATCAACGATGGCGGGGTTCTGGTCGTCGATATAAGCCCCGACAACCCGAACTATCCGGGCTACGGAGACGGCCTGAGCCCGAACTCGGAGTACAACTTCGACGAGGTCTTTGAGGTCAGCAACGATCTCTGGGAAGAGAACATGACCATCGTCGTGAGGATAACCAGCGACAACACGGCCATACAGTTCTACGGAGCGGACCACGATGTTTACAGCGTGAACACCGGCGCACCGGTGTACTCATCGGACAACGCCAAGAACGACGTCTGCTTTGTGGTGGAGAACGGAGACGCCGTGAAGATAGGGATGGACTTCACGGTTGGGAACGACGCACCTGGAACCACCCAGAGCGCGGCAGTACACATAGAGGCATTCAGGCTCGGTACCGAGCCGGCAGAGCTGGTCGGTCAGTGCGGCCAGGGCGGTCCGTGA
- a CDS encoding DUF7344 domain-containing protein, whose amino-acid sequence MGATTAILGNDRRMLMITFLQERDGHAELRDIVEYIAEKEGDTDRRHRKSVYVSLVQTHIPKLEREGVIAFNHGVVTLLKIPDDVTVYMEVVNKHDISWSAFYMGTSLIFIAAGWYLENPPLFLAAIVYLAISVVHHRKISRLI is encoded by the coding sequence ATGGGGGCAACGACTGCAATACTCGGGAACGACAGACGGATGCTCATGATAACGTTCCTCCAGGAGAGGGACGGTCATGCGGAACTGCGGGACATAGTCGAGTATATAGCAGAGAAAGAGGGGGACACAGATAGACGGCACAGGAAAAGCGTGTACGTCAGCCTGGTGCAGACCCACATACCGAAACTGGAGAGGGAAGGGGTTATAGCCTTCAACCACGGCGTCGTTACGCTCCTGAAAATACCCGACGATGTTACCGTGTACATGGAAGTGGTGAACAAACACGACATCAGCTGGAGCGCCTTTTACATGGGTACCTCGCTGATATTCATAGCGGCAGGCTGGTATCTGGAGAACCCGCCCCTGTTTCTCGCGGCCATCGTGTACCTGGCCATTAGCGTGGTGCACCATAGAAAGATAAGCAGGCTGATTTAA
- a CDS encoding metal-dependent transcriptional regulator produces the protein MEVSKREEEYLETMYILHKNKGIIRVKDIAKMMRVKPPSVVDALKKLSEKGLVEYEKYDRILLTDAGRKIAEATYSKHLLLTQFFIDILGIPPEIAEHDACQFEHYVSEITVQRIREFAQYIQEQCPYVLKQFIKEKLAENAESE, from the coding sequence TTGGAGGTAAGCAAGAGGGAGGAGGAATACCTAGAGACCATGTACATTCTCCACAAGAACAAGGGGATCATCCGCGTCAAGGACATCGCCAAGATGATGCGCGTCAAGCCGCCGAGCGTTGTCGATGCCCTGAAGAAGCTCTCGGAGAAGGGGCTGGTGGAGTACGAGAAGTACGACAGGATTCTGCTGACCGACGCGGGCAGAAAGATAGCCGAGGCAACCTATTCGAAGCACTTGCTCCTCACGCAGTTCTTCATCGACATCCTCGGCATCCCGCCCGAAATAGCGGAGCACGACGCCTGTCAGTTCGAGCACTACGTGAGCGAGATAACCGTGCAGAGGATAAGGGAGTTTGCCCAGTACATACAGGAGCAGTGTCCCTACGTTCTCAAGCAGTTCATCAAAGAGAAGCTGGCCGAGAACGCGGAGTCTGAGTGA
- a CDS encoding NCS2 family permease, whose product MGWFENYFEFDRHGTDMKTEILAGLTTFMTMAYILFVNPSILSDAMGKEAFNSLVAVTALSAGFATILMGLYAKKPFALAPGMGLNAYFAYSVVIGMGYDWRVALAAVFVEGLIFIVLSVTKVRSAIIHAIPLSQKYAVGAGIGLFLTFIGLNDVGLLTAVVNDSGVLQFTGLNASALANGDILLFFFGLFLAMVLIALRVKGSLLISIITTSVIGWITGVAPWPEHLFSTPDISYTFMQMDLQGLLNVGALGVVFAFFMVDFFDTLGTVTGLSAKAGFITKDGKVPDAEKVLLTDAIGTTVGAVLGTSTVTTYIESAAGIEEGGRTGMTALVTGLLFLGIGLFIAPLAQAIPAFATAPALVIVGYYMLSAIKDVNFADHTEAIPAFLVLITIPYTYSIADGIGIGFISYTILKLFSGRRDEIHPLMYALSIIFLAYFAYLGGAF is encoded by the coding sequence ATGGGATGGTTCGAGAATTACTTCGAGTTTGATAGGCACGGCACGGATATGAAGACCGAGATTCTTGCTGGCCTCACGACCTTCATGACCATGGCCTACATTCTCTTCGTGAACCCCTCGATACTCAGCGATGCCATGGGTAAGGAGGCCTTCAATTCACTCGTGGCCGTTACTGCCCTTTCCGCCGGTTTCGCGACCATTCTGATGGGCCTCTATGCCAAGAAGCCCTTCGCCCTCGCCCCGGGAATGGGGTTAAACGCCTACTTCGCCTACAGCGTCGTCATCGGAATGGGCTACGACTGGCGCGTCGCCCTCGCGGCGGTCTTCGTTGAGGGTCTCATCTTCATAGTCCTCAGCGTCACAAAGGTCAGGAGCGCGATAATCCACGCGATACCGCTCAGCCAGAAGTACGCGGTCGGTGCTGGAATAGGCCTTTTCCTGACATTCATAGGCCTCAACGATGTCGGCCTTCTCACGGCGGTCGTGAACGACTCCGGAGTGCTTCAGTTCACCGGGCTCAACGCCTCCGCCCTGGCCAACGGTGACATACTGCTGTTCTTCTTCGGCCTCTTCCTCGCGATGGTTCTCATCGCGCTCCGCGTTAAGGGCTCGCTCCTGATATCCATCATAACTACGAGCGTCATCGGCTGGATCACCGGCGTCGCCCCCTGGCCCGAGCACCTGTTCTCGACCCCCGACATCAGCTACACATTCATGCAGATGGACCTCCAGGGCCTCCTCAACGTAGGGGCGCTGGGAGTTGTCTTCGCATTCTTCATGGTGGACTTCTTCGACACACTGGGAACGGTTACGGGTCTGAGCGCCAAGGCAGGCTTCATCACGAAGGACGGAAAGGTTCCCGATGCCGAGAAGGTTCTCCTCACCGACGCGATAGGAACGACGGTTGGAGCGGTTCTCGGAACTTCCACCGTTACAACCTACATCGAGAGTGCCGCGGGTATAGAGGAGGGCGGAAGGACGGGGATGACGGCCCTCGTCACCGGTCTGCTCTTCCTCGGCATAGGCCTCTTTATAGCACCCCTCGCTCAGGCCATACCGGCCTTCGCAACCGCCCCTGCCCTCGTCATAGTCGGTTACTACATGCTCAGCGCCATAAAGGATGTGAACTTTGCCGACCACACCGAGGCCATCCCGGCCTTCCTCGTGCTCATAACCATACCATACACCTACTCGATAGCCGACGGAATAGGCATCGGCTTCATCAGCTACACGATACTCAAGCTCTTCAGCGGCAGAAGGGACGAGATACACCCGCTGATGTACGCCCTCTCGATAATCTTCCTGGCCTACTTCGCCTACCTGGGCGGGGCCTTCTGA
- a CDS encoding ABC transporter ATP-binding protein, with protein sequence MVRVELKGVLKEWEDFRLSIERLKVKDSEFLTLLGPSGCGKTTTLRMIAGFEKPERGEILFDGRPVNDLPPYERGIGIVFQDYALFPHMTVFKNIAFGLEMKGLPRAEIERRVRWALELVGLEGLENRYPEQLSGGQQQRVALARALVVEPDVLLLDEPLSNLDAKIRERLRGEIKRIQRELGITTVYVTHDQEEAMAVSDRIAVMNVGHVEQVGKPLELYYRPKTEFVARFLGLSNILELKAENGRACLGGLCFDVGREGKVRIFFRPESVYVRPGDAVEVLDYELLPGRIRLKLEIEGSVILAERFLDELPFGVEEMPERVDVEVRSFSVLEAE encoded by the coding sequence ATGGTGAGGGTAGAACTGAAGGGAGTCCTCAAGGAGTGGGAGGATTTCAGGCTGAGTATCGAGAGGCTGAAGGTCAAAGACAGCGAGTTTCTCACGCTTCTCGGCCCGAGCGGCTGCGGAAAGACCACAACGCTCAGAATGATAGCGGGCTTTGAAAAGCCCGAGAGGGGTGAGATACTCTTCGACGGAAGGCCGGTGAACGATTTGCCGCCCTACGAGCGCGGTATAGGCATAGTCTTTCAGGACTACGCGCTGTTCCCACACATGACTGTTTTCAAGAACATCGCCTTCGGCCTTGAGATGAAAGGGCTTCCAAGGGCGGAAATCGAGAGGAGGGTAAGATGGGCGCTTGAGCTGGTCGGTCTGGAAGGCCTCGAAAACCGCTATCCAGAGCAGCTGAGCGGTGGCCAGCAGCAGCGCGTTGCCCTCGCAAGGGCTTTGGTGGTTGAGCCCGATGTGCTACTCCTTGACGAGCCGCTGAGCAACCTCGACGCCAAGATACGGGAGAGGCTTAGGGGGGAGATAAAGAGAATCCAGCGCGAGCTGGGGATTACGACGGTCTACGTCACCCACGACCAGGAGGAGGCAATGGCGGTAAGCGACAGGATAGCCGTCATGAACGTCGGCCACGTTGAGCAGGTGGGGAAACCGCTGGAGCTCTACTACCGCCCGAAGACGGAGTTCGTGGCGCGTTTTCTGGGCTTGAGCAACATACTGGAGCTTAAAGCCGAGAATGGAAGGGCCTGTCTCGGAGGGCTGTGCTTCGACGTCGGAAGAGAGGGAAAGGTGAGAATCTTCTTCCGGCCCGAGAGCGTTTACGTGAGGCCCGGCGACGCGGTGGAGGTTCTTGACTACGAGCTTCTGCCAGGGAGGATAAGGCTCAAGCTTGAAATCGAAGGCAGTGTTATTCTCGCGGAGCGCTTCCTCGATGAACTGCCCTTCGGCGTCGAGGAGATGCCGGAGAGGGTAGATGTCGAGGTGAGGAGCTTCTCGGTGCTCGAAGCGGAATGA